In Thiofilum sp., the genomic window CTGTTCAAAGAACTGGATAGCTTCATCACGCGGCATAGTGCTACGTTCTACCGGTAGATTTTGGCGCACAATGTCTTGCATGCGTTTTTCAATCGCGGCTAAATCTTCCGGTGTGAAAGGATGTGAAGTCGCAAAGTCATAGTAAAAGCCCTTATCAATCACAGGGCCAATAGTCACTTGCACTTCAGGGAATAATTGCTTGACCGCTTGCGCCATTAAATGCGCGGTGGAATGACGTATTACCTCAACCCCTTCAGGGTCTTTGGCGGTAATGATGCTTAATTGAGTGTCTTGATCAACGACGTAAGAGGTGTCAACTAATTGACCATTCACTTTTGCAGCTAAAGCAGCTTTACCTAAACTAGGGGCAATGCTACTGGCAATGGCTTGAACGGAAAGGGGTTGATCGAAGTGGCGTTGATTGCCATCGGGTAGAGTAATGACAGGCATTTATTATGCTCCAGTGGTGATCCATACGACAGATCACATAGTTTGTAAAGGGCGCATCATAGAGGGATTTGCAGGTAAAAGCAAAAAGTACTCAGGATCAGATTAGTTAAAAAGCTGCTACCCACCGATAACTGGCTTAACTTATATCAGGTTAAACGCTTTAAATTACAGGAAACTTAAAGGTCACTATGATTCCTCTTCAAATAACCGCATAACAAACCGTATAGAAACCAGAGCAAAAACTACAGCTAATAAAACTCTATAATTCAGTAGGTACTTACCCCATTATAGGTAAGTACTCCCTAATCAAGATAAAACTTAGTGCATATGTGCGCTATGCCCCATACCATTCATTCCCGCAGGCTTAGCCACCTCTTGAATCGGTACTTCAAACTTCATTTGGCTATTATCATCAAACGTCAATGTGACTGAGGTTTTCTCGCCCACCTTCATATCCTGCTTAAGCCCAATCAACATCACATGCAAACTACCGGGCTTTAATACCGTTTGCCCCAAGGCGGGAATATCCATCTTAGGCACTTGGCGCATTTCCATCACCCCATTGTTATTCAAAGTAGTATGTAACTCAGTTACCTTAGAGGCTGGGCTACTCGCCGCTTTGATACTAAAAGGTGTTTTAGACGGATTGACTAAGGTCATGAAAATAGCACTATTCATCTGTCCCGGAGGCACAGCACGCGCATAGGGGCTATAAACCTTAATCGTGTTAGCCGCTACGGGCTTAGCTGCTGTTTCAGCCTGTACCGCACTTAAAGTCATACCCCACACACCCAGTACCGCTAAACTGGCTAATACTTTATTCATGACTCATAACTCCTCAATTTATTGATTACTTTAAATTACCAGACAGAGCAAAATTCATTCCAATATACAAATGATAAACAAATCAAATGACTGGCAGCTTTATTCATTCCTAGCCATTGCTAGATTGTGTTAAAAAACACAAAAACGGGGCATTTCACACACTCACCGCTTTAAACTATAAGCCATGCCTAACACGCCACAATCCCTACCGTGCTATAATGCCTCCAGCTCTTTTTGGAGATCGTCATGCTTAAACTACCCTACGGTATCAGCAATTTTCACACTGTTCGCAACGAAGGTTACTACTACATTGACCGTACCGCTTGTTTGCCGGTGCTAGAATCGTCCGGTAAGCAGTTGGTGTTTTTGCGTCCGCGTCGCTTTGGTAAATCCTTGTTCTTGTCGATGCTAGCTTATTATTACGATATTCACCAAGCTGAGCAGTTTAAAGGCTTATTCGGTAATCTCGCCATCGGTTCACAGCCCAGCGCTGAACACAATCAGTATTTAATCTTGCGCTGGGATTTTTCCAAAGTGTCAGGACAAGGCACGATTACCGAAATTAAGCACAGTTTATTTAGCCACTTAAATATTAGTATTGAAGGTTTTGCCGCTAAGTATCAGGCTGAACTCAAAAAACCTATTGTTATTAATTCAGAGGATGCGATTGCCTCCTTTCAATCCTTATGTAGTGCTTTGAGTTTTGGCGAGCGCAAACTGTATTTACTCATCGACGAATACGATAATTTTGCTAATGAAGTATTGATTCACCAAAACGATGGACAACAGCGCTATAAAGATTTATTGGCGGGCGAAGGTATTGTCAAAACGCTGTTTAAAGTGATTAAGGCCAGTGCCGCAGAAGGGGCAATTGCACGAGTGTTTATCACGGGCGTGTCGCCCGTCGTGCTAGCAGACATGACCAGTGGTTATAATGTAGCAACCAGTATTTATTTGAATGAAGAATTCAATCAATTGTGTGGCATCACAGAAGTTGAGCTAAGCCAATTGGTGCAACAAGTAGCACAAGAGTCTTGCACTGAACAAACTGATTACCAAGCGCTGCTAACCACTATGCGTGAATACTATAATG contains:
- a CDS encoding copper chaperone PCu(A)C encodes the protein MNKVLASLAVLGVWGMTLSAVQAETAAKPVAANTIKVYSPYARAVPPGQMNSAIFMTLVNPSKTPFSIKAASSPASKVTELHTTLNNNGVMEMRQVPKMDIPALGQTVLKPGSLHVMLIGLKQDMKVGEKTSVTLTFDDNSQMKFEVPIQEVAKPAGMNGMGHSAHMH